From Aspergillus fumigatus Af293 chromosome 3, whole genome shotgun sequence, a single genomic window includes:
- a CDS encoding putative metalloreductase Fre8: MGWPYHIVKLSPEEKSQRRESLDRYGLYSQLSVFIPILSFWLYRLGHWVYLRSARRHGYSAVTRPGESRASSPGNVVKRCRSILWWLEDEVAPGWGARQHWIFGTAWALWLLTLCIHRTGTDYLHVTKRFGIVAVAQLPTHFVLAIKSRYNPLALLFNTSYERLLPWHRISGRLIFLLIVVHATLYLNYFIQTATLQEHLASLKIILGIASFMSLFAMMSTSIEAVRRCNYRLFYITHSILAPVILIFLVLHAKSLRWYIVETLAVALLSLLNRLDAISAYATISRIPRTNLISVQIPIPASRIQRFRAAPGQHVYLSLHPETAMKVNSSLVQNLFLRNPFTVANVSENNEITLVARVQDGPTSRALDALADSAEKPSLLQLYGPFGSISRFSKLAMKYDRILIVAGGVGATFALPVYRELKEQVEAEGKGQDKITFVWSMKTLEEAAWAVGLADGQALTQEDNVKLYLTQSYQMRRQKPSPDDSVELEELQAPRAVVWPSAGTGRPDLAKIVDDLLGESDERVAVLFCGPPGMGRVLREDIGRYVREGREVWWHAEAFGW, encoded by the exons ATGGGTTGGCCGTATCACATAGTGAAACTCAGCCCCGAGGAAAAGTCGCAGCGTCGAGAGTCTCTCGATCGATACGGACTATACTCTCAGCTGTCCGTCTTCATACCGATTTTGTCCTTCTGGCTGTATCGGTTAGGGCATTGGGTCTATCTCCGTTCTGCTCGCAGACACGGATATAGTGCAGTTACTCGTCCAGGAGAGTCAAGGGCTTCGAGTCCTGGGAATGTTGTGAAGCGATGCCGGTCAATACTGTGGTGGCTCGAAGATGAAGTCGCTCCCGGCTGGGGTGCAAGGCAGCATTGGATTTTTGGGACAGCATGGGCGCTGTGGTTGCTAACTTTGTGTATACATCGGACGGGAACTG ATTATCTTCATGTGACAAAACGTTTTGGCATAGTAGCTGTGGCGCAACTACCCACTCATTTTGTCCTTGCAATTAAATCTCGATACAACCCTTTAGCACTGCTCTTCAACACTTCGTATGAGAGACTGCTACCATGGCACCGAATATCCGGCAGACTGATATTCCTTCTGATCGTTGTCCATGCGACTTTGTACCTAAACTACTTTATCCAGACGGCAACGCTGCAAGAGCATCTCGCCTCTCTCAAGATCATCCTTGGCATTGCATCATTCATGTCCCTTTTCGCCATGATGAGCACCAGCATCGAGGCCGTCCGTCGTTGCAACTATCGGTTATTCTACATCACACACTCGATTCTTGCACCCGTTATCCTGATCTTTCTTGTCTTACACGCAAAGTCTCTACGCTGGTACATCGTTGAGACACTGGCCGTCGCTCTTCTGTCCCTACTCAACCGTCTAGATGCCATCTCCGCGTATGCGACCATATCGCGAATCCCTCGAACGAACCTCATCAGCGTGCAGATCCCTATTCCCGCATCAAGAATACAACGATTCCGAGCAGCGCCAGGCCAACACGTCTACTTATCCCTGCATCCAGAAACAGCGATGAAGGTAAATTCCTCGCTCGTACAGAACCTTTTCCTCCGAAATCCATTTACTGTCGCAAATGTCTCGGAGAACAATGAGATCACCCTCGTTGCGCGGGTGCAAGATGGTCCTACGTCCCGAGCCTTGGATGCTCTGGCAGATTCGGCAGAGAAGCCGagtcttcttcagctctaCGGACCATTTGGGAGTATCTCCCGTTTCTCAAAGCTAGCAATGAAGTATGATCGAATTCTTATTGTGGCAGGTGGGGTGGGCGCGACTTTTGCTTTGCCGGTGTACCGTGAACTGAAGGAGCAAGTCGAAGCGGAAGGCAAGGGACAAGATAAGATTACATTTGTTTGGTCTATGAAGACGCTGGAAGAAGCTGCGTGGGCGGTGGGGTTGGCGGATGGGCAGGCCTTGACGCAAGAGGACAACGTCAAGCTCTACTTGACTCAGTCCTATCAGATGCGCAGGCAAAAGCCTTCCCCGGATGACAGCGTCGAGTTAGAGGAATTACAGGCGCCTAGGGCAGTTGTATGGCCATCCGCGGGAACTGGACGCCCTGACTTGGCCAAAATTGTGGATGATCTCCTTGGGGAGTCTGATGAGCGGGTAGCTGTGCTGTTTTGCGGACCACCAGGCATGGGGAGGGTATTGCGGGAAGATATTGGCAGGTATGTACGGGAAGGACGAGAGGTCTGGTGGCATGCTGAAGCCTTTGGATGGTGA
- the gprA gene encoding A4/G1 family peptidase, translating to MKFTSVLASGLLATAAIAAPLTEQRQARHARRLARTANRSSHPPYKPGTSEVIKLSNTTQVEYSSNWAGAVLIGTGYTAVTGEFVVPTPSVPSGGSSSKQYCASAWVGIDGDTCSSAILQTGVDFCIQGSSVSFDAWYEWYPDYAYDFSGISISAGDTIRVTVDATSKTAGTATVENVTKGKTVTHTFTGGVDGNLCEYNAEWIVEDFESNGSLVPFANFGTVTFTGAQATDGGSTVGPSGATLIDIQQSGKVLTSVSTSSSSVTVKYV from the coding sequence atgaAGTTCACTTCTGTCCTCGCCTCCGGCTTGCTTGCCACGGCTGCCATCGCTGCTCCCCTCACAGAACAGCGTCAAGCCCGGCATGCCCGTCGTCTGGCCCGCACCGCCAACAGATCGAGCCACCCTCCCTACAAGCCCGGCACTTCCGAGGTTATCAAGCTCAGCAACACCACCCAGGTCGAGTACAGCTCCAACTGGGCTGGTGCCGTCCTCATCGGCACAGGCTACACGGCTGTGACTGGCGAGTTCGTCGTCCCTACCCCCAGCGTCCCAAGCGGTGGCTCTTCCAGCAAGCAGTACTGCGCCTCCGCTTGGGTCGGTATCGACGGTGACACCTGCAGCTCTGCCATCCTGCAAACCGGCGTCGACTTCTGCATCCAGGGCAGCTCTGTCTCCTTCGACGCCTGGTACGAGTGGTACCCCGACTACGCGTACGACTTCAGcggcatctccatctccgctGGCGACACGATCAGGGTCACCGTTGATGCAACCAGCAAGACCGCTGGCACGGCCACTGTCGAGAATGTGACCAAGGGCAAGACTGTCACCCACACCTTCACCGGCGGCGTGGACGGCAATCTGTGCGAGTACAATGCCGAGTGGATCGTTGAAGACTTTGAGTCCAACGGGTCTCTGGTGCCGTTTGCTAACTTTGGCACTGTCACCTTCACCGGGGCTCAGGCTACCGATGGCGGTTCCACTGTTGGGCCTTCTGGCGCCACTCTGATTGATATCCAGCAGAGCGGCAAGGTTTTGACTTCGGTTTCTACCTCTAGCAGCTCTGTCACTGTTAAGTATGTCTAA
- a CDS encoding putative catechol dioxygenase yields the protein MSPKRQFDPNFTPYVINSMGPKTPERARVVLGSLIKHIHDFAREVELTPAEWMLGVEFINSIGKISTPVRNECHRICDVIGLESLVDEIANKIVTDEGLTPTPNVILGPFWSPNAPFRNLGDSIIQDPNPNGKVTFMHGVLTDMETGKPIAGAVLDIWQASANGQYDFQDPNQSENNLRGKFRSNEKGEFYWYCYHPTPYSLPTDGPAGVLLNLMDRSPMRPAHIHLMITHPDYATIINQIYPSDDPHLNIDSVFAVKDDLVVDFKPKTDDPKAELDLEYNVKMALKKHHPNPNSAPPVSSFERYNKGQKL from the exons ATGTCGCCCAAGCGCCAATTCGACCCCAACTTTACTCCCTATGTGATCAACTCTATGGGACCCAAGACTCCCGAGCGCGCTCGCGTCGTCTTGGGATCTCTGATCAAGCACATCCATGACTTTGCTCGTGAGGTCGAGCTTACTCCCGCCGAGTGGATGCTCGGTGTCGAGTTCATCAACTCTATCGGCAAGATCAGCACTCCTGTGCGCAACGAGTGCCACCGCATTTGCGATGTTATCGGCCTTGAATC TCTTGTCGATGAGATCGCCAACAAGATCGTCACTGACGAGGGCCTGACTCCCACGCCCAATGTCATTCTTGGCCCCTTCTGGTCTCCCAACGCTCCCTTCCGCAATCTCGgcgacagcatcatccaggaCCCCAACCCCAACGGCAAGGTCACCTTCATGCACGGTGTCTTGACAGACATGGAGACCGGCAAGCCCATCGCCGGCGCGGTCCTTGACATCTGGCAGGCCTCCGCCAACGGCCAGTACGACTTCCAAGACCCCAACCAGAGTGAGAACAACCTCCGCGGCAAGTTCCGATCGAACGAGAAGGGCGAGTTCTACTGGTACTGCTACCACCCTACCCCTTACTCTCTGCCCACCGACGGCCCGGCCGGTGTGCTTCTCAATCTCATGGATCGCTCTCCCATGCGGCCCGCCCACATTCACCTCATGATCACCCACCCCGACTAcgccaccatcatcaaccagatcTACCCCAGTGACGACCCACACCTCAACATCGACTCGGTCTTCGCCGTCAAGGATGACCTTGTCGTTGATTTCAAACCCAAGACCGACGACCCCAAGGCTGAGCTCGACCTCGAGTACAACGTTAAAATGGCTCTGAAGAAGCACCACCCCAATCCCAACTCGGCGCCCCCTGTGTCGTCCTTCGAGCGCTACAACAAGGGCCAGAAGCTGTGA
- a CDS encoding ribonuclease III domain-containing protein: MTRSHMSLDERADVVEDIIHYDFTNRSILYEALRSAGALALTGRAHRSDGNKDLAQVGDAVLQLILVMDGYEAKGSRGYINQIVSSTASNPNLAQVGFKAGLESVILINPSQASVSPGVMAQTVEAILGAVYLDSQMDVQAVRAVMASLSLGWPM, encoded by the exons ATGACCAGGTCTCACATGTCGCTAGACGAGAGAGCTGACGTCGTCGAGGATATTATTCATTACGACTTCACCAATCGCTCAATCCTCTACGAAGCTCTCCGTAGCGCCGGCGCGCTTGCCCTGACCGGACGAGCACATCGCTCCGACGGCAACAAGGACCTGGCGCAAGTCGGGGATGCGGTCCTGCAGCTGATCCTTGTGATGGATGGCTACGAAGCCAAAGGCAGTCGAG GCTACATCAACCAGATCGTCTCGTCAACGGCCAGCAACCCCAATCTCGCACAAGTGGGCTTTAAAGCTGGACTGGAGAGCgtcattctcatcaatcCGTCTCAGGCCAGCGTGTCCCCGGGAGTGATGGCTCAAACAGTTGAGGCGATCCTCGGTGCTGTCTATCTCGATAGCCAGATGGACGTCCAGGCCGTCCGAGCCGTCATGGCGAGCCTGAGCCTGGGATGGCCAATGTGA
- a CDS encoding YbhB/YbcL family Raf kinase inhibitor-like protein: MSLESHTQQLTQSLAQANLTPGLLPFLPPDFNPTTQLHVSFNDKPVSLGNLFRASECKTAPSVSFPKEESNQPSSTSYTLLLVDPDAPTPDDPKYAFWRHWVISGLKAEEGDSGTALTEYLGPGPKDDSRPHRYLFLLFREPEGFALKKEDVGGEEFTARRSFKVAEWVESHGLELVGVNWMLGAGDGWTE; this comes from the exons ATGTCTCTCGAATCTCACACCCAGCAGCTCACGCAATCGCTCGCCCAAGCCAACCTCACCCCCGGCTTACTCCCCTTCCTACCCCCAGACTTCAACCCTACCACCCAGCTGCACGTCTCCTTCAACGATAAGCCCGTATCCTTGGGGAATCTCTTTCGCGCGAGCGAATGCAAAACAGCTCCAAGCGTATCTTTTCCCAAAGAG GAGAGCAATCAACCATCCTCGACAAGTTATACCCTCCTCCTAGTTGACCCTGACGCCCCCACACCCGACGACCCCAAATACGCCTTCTGGAGACACTGGGTTATCTCGGGGTTgaaggccgaggagggcgaCAGTGGGACCGCATTGACGGAATATCTGGGGCCTGGGCCGAAAGACGA TTCGCGCCCACACCGGTATCTATTTCTGCTGTTTAGAGAGCCAGAGGGGTTCGCACTGAAGAAGGAGGACGTTGGGGGGGAGGAGTTTACGGCGAGGCGGTCGTTTAAAGTTGCAGAGTGGGTTGAGAGCCATGGGTTGGAGCTGGTCGGGGTGAACTGGATGTTGGGGGCTGGTGATGGGTGGACAGAGTGA
- a CDS encoding putative extracellular soluble lytic transglycosylase, producing the protein MAVLKSITLTSLALAIGATAQSANPGVGKNPKAQGATDNVTPSTGPNGSEDWLNTGITTTGWKPPFLSIDDVYTISLQDFYNGIGSACAQYDSYFQSSASKYGVNPVILAVIAMQESSCNANAGGPTPGLMQVSCDNYPNGQCTDSIQDNVDAGTHYLKSQLDASGGNAIKALGAYNGWFTAGSGLNGNRGLTKDYPCSAEGKAHGMPQNLDYLHQVLNGWMMGLDVYGKDNWIGTYHCDQSCSDGSLC; encoded by the exons ATGGCGGTCCTTAAGAGCATCACCCTGACTTCCCTGGCCCTCGCTATTGGTGCCACCGCTCAGTCCGCCAACCCAGGTGTCGGCAAAAACCCTAAGGCGCAAGGTGCAACAGACAATGTCACCCCAAGCACCGGCCCAAACGG CTCCGAAGACTGGCTTAACACCggcatcaccaccaccggcTGGAAGCCTCCCTTCCTCTCCATCGACGACGTCTACACCATCAGCCTTCAAGACTTCTACAACGGCATTGGTTCCGCCTGCGCCCAGTACGACAGCTACTTCCAAAGCAGCGCATCCAAGTACGGTGTCAACCCGGTCATTCTCGCCGTCATCGCTATGCAGGAGTCCTCCTGCAATGCCAACGCGGGAGGTCCCACACCGGGCTTGATGCAGGTCTCGTGCGACAACTACCCGAATGGCCAGTGCACGGATAGCATCCAGGATAATGTGGACGCGGGCACGCACTATCTCAAGTCGCAGCTTGATGCGTCCGGGGGTAATGCGATCAAGGCGCTGGGTGCATACAATGGCTGGTTTACGGCAGGGTCCGGGCTTAATGGGAACAGAGGGCTGACGAAGGACTACCCCTGCTCGGCTGAGGGTAAGGCGCATGGTATGCCACAGAACCTGGACTACTTGCACCAAGTGCTGAATGGGTGGATGATGGGATTGGATGTTTATGGAAAGGATAACTGGATTGGTACTTATCACTGTGATCAGTCGTGCAGTGATGGCAGTTTATGCTAG
- a CDS encoding putative allergen, whose product MQFTKSLLLLAALTSSSLARLQGHERRQYATSASSTVAPSSSSGGSSAWTATPAGGSYSTAGFGGRTSNSGSGETYAGNVGNPWGSNIIEVSADSASNYKNVAQISGQNSEPWTVVFWNKIGPDGQMTGWYGNAALTLTLNAGETKYVAFDDDTNGGFAAAAGSIPKDSNGGYASTWGEFDFTSAGNGGWSGFDVSAIQAQNAGLTVQGMKICDALGGTCSSITPNAASVDNAYTTAEAAIGGIGGNLSGGGAVRLAVTIDYSG is encoded by the coding sequence ATGCAGTTCACCAAGTctctcttgctgctggcAGCCCTCACCTCCAGCTCTCTGGCCCGTCTGCAAGGCCACGAGCGCCGTCAGTACGCCACCTCGGCCTCCTCCACCGTCgctccctcctcatcctccggcggCAGCTCCGCCTGGACCGCCACCCCAGCCGGAGGCTCCTACTCCACCGCGGGCTTCGGCGGCCGCACCTCcaacagcggcagcggcgagACCTACGCCGGCAACGTCGGCAACCCATGGGGTAGCAACATCATCGAAGTCTCCGCCGACTCGGCCTCCAACTACAAGAACGTCGCCCAGATCAGCGGCCAGAACAGTGAACCTTGGACCGTCGTCTTCTGGAATAAGATCGGCCCCGATGGCCAGATGACCGGCTGGTACGGCAACGCTGCTCTGACCCTCACCCTCAATGCCGGAGAGACCAAGTACGTCGCCTTTGACGACGACACCAACGGCGGATTTGCGGCCGCTGCAGGCAGCATCCCCAAGGACTCGAATGGCGGGTATGCCTCGACCTGGGGCGAGTTCGATTTCACCAGTGCCGGGAACGGCGGCTGGTCTGGTTTCGATGTCTCTGCCATCCAGGCGCAGAATGCGGGCCTGACCGTGCAGGGCATGAAGATCTGTGATGCGCTGGGGGGTACTTGCTCTAGCATCACCCCTAATGCGGCGTCGGTTGACAATGCCTACACCACTGCTGAGGCGGCTATTGGGGGTATTGGTGGGAACCTctctggtggtggtgcagtGCGCCTGGCTGTTACCATTGACTACAGTGGCTAA
- a CDS encoding phosphomannomutase, with amino-acid sequence MSSTSPSDALRFHLAYKPQPLKFGTSGRRGKVVDLTQLEIYTNVRAEIRYLQSLQFSEGGIRKGDDFYFAYDLRPSSTGYVENNRGGLCQAVVQALKDGGMNPINLGAIPTPALTFFALQKAKGSIMVTGSHIPFDRNGYKLNTSKGELLKKDEQPINNVVEVVREELLSQPFADSLFNEQGMLPAYIQRYLDFFRGESLKGMKILVYQHSAVGRDVVVEILEKLGAEATSAGRSETFVPIDTEAIDEAQLSTVQKLYDSTGQSFNAVVSTDGDSDRPLLLAPEGDKLRFFGGDLLGMIVAEFLQADSVVVPISTNDAIDRGALAGALEPKTKIGSPYVIAGMQSAVEKRRQRVCGWEANGGFLTGSDIERNGQVLPALPTRDAVLPLLCALFAAQSRLMTLPALFSTLPKRFSRAALIRNFPRATSLKIIDRFSELEGIFSARHGFSSISRIDYTDGVRVIFENGDVAHFRPSGNADELRIYAVADTQERADQIATEGVAEPEGLLRRLERLVQA; translated from the exons ATGTCGTCTACTTCCCCATCCGACGCCCTGCGCTTCCACCTGGCATATAAACCGCAGCCCCTCAAATTTGGCACGAGTGGTCGGAGGGGTAAAGTGGTTGACCTGACGCAGCTCGAGATCTACACAAATGTCCGGGCAGAGATTCGCTATTTACAGTCATTGCAGTTCTCAGAGGGAGGAATTCGCAAAGGCGACGACTTCTATTTCGCATACGACCTCCGACCCAGCTCCACTGGCTATGTAGAGAACAACCGCGGTGGACTTTGTCAAGCGGTCGTGCAAGCCTTGAAAGATGGAGGCATGAACCCTATCAATCTTGGGGCTATTCCTACGCCTGCACTCACCTTTTTTGCTCTTCAAAAGGCCAAGGGAAGTATCATGGTAACGGGGAGCCATATCCCGTTCGATCGCAACGGCTACAAGCTCAATACCTCCAAAGGAGAGCTCCTCAAGAAAGACGAACAACCCATCAACAATGTGGTCGAGGTTGTGCGCGAGGAGCTTCTCTCTCAGCCCTTTGCCGATTCTTTGTTCAATGAACAAGGCATGCTTC CTGCCTATATCCAGCGCTACCTTGACTTCTTCCGAGGCGAATCGCTAAAGGGCATGAAGATCCTCGTGTACCAGCATTCGGCCGTCGGTCGCGACGTTGTGGTTGAGATTCTGGAGAAGCTTGGTGCGGAAGCCACTTCCGCCGGTCGCAGCGAGACCTTTGTCCCGATAGACACCGAAGCAATCGACGAGGCGCAACTCAGCACCGTCCAGAAGCTGTACGATAGCACAGGCCAGTCATTCAACGCGGTCGTCTCGACAGACGGAGACAGCGATCGTccactcctcctcgccccGGAGGGAGACAAACTCCGCTTCTTCGGCGGCGACCTGCTAGGCATGATCGTCGCGGAGTTCCTCCAAGCCGACTCGGTCGTGGTCCCAATCAGCACCAACGACGCCATCGATCGCGGCGCTCTGGCCGGCGCTCTGGAGCCAAAAACCAAGATCGGCAGTCCGTACGTGATCGCGGGGATGCAGAGCGCCGTGGAAAAGCGCCGCCAGCGCGTCTGCGGATGGGAAGCCAATGGCGGCTTTCTGACAGGCTCCGACATCGAGCGCAACGGCCAGGTGCTCCCTGCGCTCCCGACGCGCGATGCCgtcctccctctcctctGTGCGCTGTTTGCCGCGCAAAGCCGGCTGATGACCCTGCCTGCGCTTTTCAGCACTCTGCCCAAACGATTCAGCCGTGCTGCGTTGATCCGGAACTTTCCTCGTGCCACAAGCCTGAAAATCATCGACCGCTTTTCA GAGCTGGAAGGGATTTTCTCTGCCCGGCATGGGTTTTCGTCAATCTCTCGGATCGATTACACGGATGGGGTTCGCGTCATTTTCGAAAATGGTGATGTCGCTCATTTCCGTCCTTCGGGAAATGCGGATGAACTTCGAATCTATGCTGTGGCGGATACACAGGAGCGTGCAGACCAGATCGCGACGGAGGGGGTTGCTGAACCGGAAGGTTTGCTACGGAGGCTGGAGCGGTTGGTTCAGGCGTAG
- a CDS encoding inorganic phosphate transporter: MALHQFDYLFALGTIFAFLDAYNIGANDVANSWATSVSSRSLQYWQAMVLASIMEFSGSIGVGARVADTIRTKIVDVKAFEENPALLMLGMVCAVTASSIYLTVATRLGMPVSTTHSIMGGVIGMGIAALGSDGIQWWGGDINSGVVQVFLAWIIAPLMSGAFGAIIFLLTRYGVMERKNSVLKAFISIPIYFGITSALLTMLIVWKGGSSRINLTDSETTGVIIGVGAAVALLVAVFFLPWLYRRLIKEDWQLKWYHLFMGPLVLRRGEVPPPPEGYKTVQDYYKGHKTLEELERERANIERAGPSDEESEPAVDKEGKEGQAAAASVEIEEPQFTLIGPRPDGAAFSPAVLFWQFRRFFFRGIEQDVVSLQKKRNILTGDLEMVHAHARHYDNKAEYMYSFLQVMTASTASFTHGANDVSNAVGPYATIYYVWSTNQLKSKSPVPYWILAFGGAAIVIGLWTYGYNIMRNLGNRITLHSPSRGFSMELGSAITVIMATKLKLPVSTTQCISGATVGVGLCNGTWRTINWRMIAWIYFGWIITLPVSGIISGCLMGIIINAPRWGLTY, encoded by the exons ATGGCCCTCCATCAGTTCGATTACCTCTTCGCCCTTGGCACTATCTTTGCGTTCCTCGATGCATACAACATCGGTGCCAATGATGTCGCCAACTCCTGGGCGACATCGGTGTCGTCTCGCTCGTTGCAGTACTGGCAGGCCATGGTTCTGGCCTCTATCATGGAATTCAGTGGAAG TATTGGTGTAGGTGCTCGTGTCGCAGATACCATCCGAACCAAGATCGTCGACGTCAAGGCCTTCGAGGAGAACCCTGCCCTGCTGATGCTGGGTATGGTCTGCGCTGTCACGGCTTCCTCCATCTACCTCACCGTCGCTACCCGCCTTGGTATGCCGGTCTCGACCACTCACTCCATCATGGGCGGTGTGATCGGTATGGGCATTGCTGCTCTGGGATCCGATGGCATTCAGTGGTGGGGAGGAGACATCAACTCGGGTGTCGTCCAGGTCTTCCTTGCCTGGATCATTGCGCCTCTTATGTCCGGTGCCTTTGGtgccattatcttccttctcacCAGGTACGGAGTCATGGAGCGTAAGAACTCGGTTTTGAAGGctttcatctccatcccTATCTACTTTGGCATCACCTCCGCTTTGCTCACCA TGCTTATCGTGTGGAAGGGTGGTTCCAGCAGAATCAATCTCACTGATTCGGAAACCACCGGTGTGATCATCGGCGTTGGTGCTGCCGTCGCGCTACTCGTTgccgtcttcttcctcccgtGGCTCTACCGGAGGTTGATCAAAGAGGATTGGCAGCTGAAGTGGTACCACCTCTTCATGGGTCCTCTTGTGCTGCGTCGCGGCGAGGTGCCCCCTCCTCCCGAGGGCTATAAGACCGTACAGGATTATTACAAGGGCCACAAGACCCTAGAGGAGCTGGAACGCGAACGTGCTAACATCGAGAGAGCCGGACCTTCCGACGAGGAGAGCGAGCCTGCCGTGGacaaggaaggcaaggaaggccaggctgctgctgcttctgtcGAGATCGAAGAGCCCCAGTTTACCCTCATCGGGCCTCGTCCTGACGGAGCCGCCTTCAGCCCCGCCGTGCTCTTCTGGCAGTTCCGtcgcttcttcttccgcggAATTGAGCAGGATGTTGTCAgtctgcagaagaagaggaacattCTCACTGGGGACTTGGAGATGGTCCATGCCCATGCGCGCCATTACGACAACAAGGCCGAATACATGTACTCCTTCCTCCAGGTCATGACTGCTTCTACTGCATCTTTCACGCACGGTGCCAACGATGTCTCCAA CGCTGTTGGTCCTTATGCCACCATCTACTATGTTTGGTCAACCAACCAGCTCAAGTCCAAGAGTCCCGTTCCGTACTGGATCCT GGCTTTCGGAGGTGCCGCCATCGTGATCGGTCTGTGGACCTACGGCTACAACATCATGCGCAACCTGGGTAACAGAATCACTCTGCACTCTCCATCCCGCGGTTTCTCCATGGAGCTGGGCTCAGCCATTACCGTCATCATGGCTACCAAGCTGA AGCTCCCCGTCTCCACCACGCAGTGTATCTCTGGTGCCACAGTTGGTGTGGGCCTGTGCAATGGCACCTGGCGAACCATCAACTGGCGCATGATCGCATGGATCTACTTTGGCTGGATTATCACCCTCCCTGTGTCTGGAATCATTTCCGGCTGTCTCATgggcatcatcatcaatgctcCTCGCTGGGGACTGACCTACTAA
- the aspf34 gene encoding cell wall protein PhiA, with protein sequence MQIKSFVLAASAAATASAAACQAPTNKYFGIVAIHSGSAVQYQPFSAAKSSIFAGLNSQNASCDRPDEKSATFYIQDGSLYLYAASATPQEIFVDRSGMGQGKIGYTTGAQPPPRNSERQGWAIDSQNHLQFQGKDLIACPNSIDGAWSIWADAGVANPAGNTDCVGIAARVEDVTNPNSCVYTQ encoded by the exons ATGCAGATCAAGAGCTTCGTCCTCGCCGCTTCAGCCGCTGCCACTGCCTCCGCAGCCGCCTGCCAGGCCCCTACCAACAAGTACTTTGGCATTGTCGCCATCCACTCTGGCAGTGCCGTCCAGTACCAGCCCTTTAGCGCTGCGAAGAGCAGCATCTTCGCTGGCCTCAACTCCCAGAACGCCAGCTGCGACCGCCCCGACGAGAAGAGCGCCACCTTCTACATCCAGGATGGCTCCCTGTACCTCTATGCCGCCTCTGCTACTCCCCAGGAAATCTTCGTCGACCGCTCCGGCATGG GCCAGGGGAAGATCGGCTACACCACCGGCGCTCAGCCACCCCCCAGGAACTCTGAGCGCCAGGGCTGGGCCATTGACAGCCAGAACCACCTCCAGTTCCAAGGCAAGGACCTGATCGCCTGCCCCAACAGCATCGACGGTGCCTGGAGCATCTGGGCCGATGCTGGTGTTGCCAACCCCGCCGGCAACACGGACTGCGTCGGTATCGCTGCTCGTGTTGAGGATGTTACCAACCCTAACAGCTGTGTCTACACCCAGTAG
- a CDS encoding zinc finger MYND domain-containing protein: MSDSNPDETHKCQSCKKAESKSVPLRNCFRCKSAIYCSRDCQKANWKTHKKACASNAQANTGSNNQSASDTNATQSTKALEVDDFLKPFYRLHAKTWLHDHTEEETYKLLIDTYRLRLDDVYTFSGDIHEDSIYGGANDDGRAGFRRFLKSVERKPHLLPTWWTPAKAEECIRYGTNSANWSYLGYAVEKHDVVEHYANNLMRIQLRIFGDQVLGTRPSGQKRASMMRIANGR, encoded by the coding sequence ATGTCCGACTCCAATCCTGACGAGACACACAAATGCCAGAGCTGCAAAAAGGCAGAATCCAAAAGTGTTCCCTTGAGGAACTGCTTCCGATGCAAATCGGCCATTTACTGCTCTCGCGACTGTCAGAAAGCCAACTGGAAGACTCACAAGAAAGCCTGCGCCAGCAATGCTCAAGCAAACACTGGCTCCAACAACCAGTCTGCGAGCGATACTAACGCCACCCAATCCACCAAAGCTCTGGAAGTTGACGACTTCCTGAAGCCGTTTTATCGCCTCCACGCAAAGACCTGGCTCCATGACCACACCGAAGAGGAAACCTACAAGCTACTAATCGATACCTACCGTCTCCGGCTCGACGACGTCTACACGTTCTCAGGGGATATTCACGAGGATAGCATCTATGGCGGAGCAAATGATGACGGACGCGCTGGCTTTCGCCGGTTCCTGAAGAGCGTTGAACGCAAACCCCATCTGCTGCCGACGTGGTGGACCCCAGCCAAAGCGGAGGAATGTATCCGGTACGGCACGAATTCCGCAAACTGGAGCTATCTTGGGTACGCGGTAGAGAAGCACGACGTTGTCGAGCATTACGCAAACAACTTGATGCGGATACAGCTGCGCATATTTGGCGACCAGGTGCTTGGAACTAGACCTAGTGGGCAGAAAAGGGCTAGTATGATGAGGATAGCAAATGGACGTTGA